DNA from Methylobacterium currus:
GAGCCCGCTCACGCGCAGAGCTGGCGCCAGGTATCAGTGCGGGGACATGTATCAGCGTCGGACGCCTCGGCCTCGTTCGCCATCATCCGGGCGAGGCGCAGGATATCGGCGATCACGAAGGGCTTCGTGACGAAGGTGCTGCCGGGCACGGCCGGGCGTTTCAGGGTGGCGGTGGTCGAGGAATAGATCACCGGCCGGTGCGGCTGGATCTCTCGGTAGGCCTCGGCCACGTGCCAGCCGTCGATGGGGCCGGGGAGCCGGATGTCGGTCAGGAGCCAGCCGATCCGCGAGCCGTGCTGGCGCAGCAGAGCCAGTGCCGCCTCGCCGCTCGCCGCACCCAGCGTCGCGACGCCGTGCTGCTCGCACAGGGTCACCAGCAGCTCGAGCAGCATGTAGCTGTCCTCGACGATCAGGACGCAGGGCCTGGGCGCCGGCCAGGACGTCGGCAGGGGGTCGAGCATCACGGGAGAATCTCGATCGTCGATCCGGCGACGGTCGGCTCTCTTGGTTAACGAAGCGTCAACGGGCGTGATGTTGTGAGAATGCAACATCCGCCGGGCGTTCATCGCGACCGCATCCCGCGCCGCAGCGTAGCCGTATTTGCGCGGTGTCTGGGGCTCACCGCGCGCCGTCGCCGAGGCTCGGCCTTGAGGCGGCGGAAGCGGCGGTCCCGCTTGAGGCGCAAGGCCCCGTCAAGGTTGACGGAACCTTCGCTTAACCGGCCGGGGCTATGGACGATCGCGTGTCGTGAAGCGGCGTCGCCGGGCTCCTCGTGCGGTTCGGGCCTCGCCGGGTGCGGTCTCGTCGGAGGACCGCCAGAGGAGTTTGAGTCGATGCCGCTGCCGCTCGCGCCCCTGCGTGCGCTCAAGATCACCGCCGCTCTCGGGCTCGCCCTGTCGATGGCGGCCTGCGCGAGCAACAACGACCTTGCCGACGCCTCGGCGGCCTACGGAGCCGGGGGAGCCGGAGGGATGGGCGGCCGCGGCGGTCCCGCGACGCCGGGCAGCGCCCAGGATTTCGTGGTCAATATCGGCGACCGGGTCTTCTTCGAGTCCGACTCGACCGACTTGAGCGCCACCGCCACCGCCACCCTCGACAAGCAGGCGCAGTGGCTGTCGCGCTACCCGCGCTACACGTTCCTGATCGAGGGCCATGCCGACGAGCGCGGCACCCGCGAGTACAACTTCTCCCTCGGCGCCCGCCGCGCCCAGGCGGTGCGGGACTACCTCGCCTCCCGGGGCATCGGGTCGAACCGCATGCGCACCGTCTCCTACGGCAAGGAGCGCCCGGTGGCGGTCTGCAACGACATCTCGTGCTGGTCGCAGAACCGCCGCGCCGTCACGGTGCTGGACGGCGGCGCCGGCTCGTGAGGCAGGGGCGGCGCGAGCCGCCCTGTTCCGGAGCCGGACGAGGCGGCCCGAGCCGCCCTGTTCCCGAACTGGAAAAGGCGGTGCGCCGCCTCGTGACCGAGATGGACGGGGCGGCCTTGCGCCGTCCCTTTTGCCCGGAGGCGCGGCATCTGCTAACCCGCGCTCCCGAGTGCGGACCCGCCGCCTGACCCGAGCCGTGATGCGCCCCGCCATGCTTCGCCGCCTGCTCCTCGCCCCCCTCGCCGTCTCAGGTCTGGCCCTCGCCGCCGCGTGCCCGGCCGCGGCCCAGGACGCCGCCGAGTTCGTGGTGCGCCTCAACCGGCTGGAGAACCAGTCGCGCCAGATGGCGGGCCAGATCGAGTCGCTCCAATATGAGAACCGCCAGCTCAAGGAGCAGCTGCGCAAGTTCCAGGAGGACGTCGAGTTCCGCTTCCAGGAGCAGAAGGGTGGGCAGCGCCCGGCTGCCGCGACCCCGCAGCCGAAGCCCCAGAAGCGCAGCGACGCCTTCGACCCGTCCCAGAACCCCGGCGCGCCGGGTGCACCCCAGGCGCTTGGCAGCACCCAGGGGTCGGGCGCCGCGACGCCCTCGCAGGCGCCGCGATCCGCGGCCGCCGCCGCCGCGACCCCGAGCACCACCGCCGCCCTCGCCCCGCCCCGGGCCGCCATCGAGGACGACACGCCCGATTACGGCGAGCCGGTGGACCTGCGCCCGCCGTCCCGCCCGGCCGCCGCCGCTCCGGCCCCGGCGCCGCGGCCCTCGGCCAGCGTCGCCGCCACCGGCACCGGCGACGCGAAGGCCGATTACGAGGTGGCCTACGCCTACGTGCTGCAGCGCCAATACGAGCAGGCCGAGATGAGCCTGCGCCAGTTCATCCAGTCGCATCCCCGCGATGCCCTGGTGCCGGACGCGACCTACTGGCTCGGCGAGAGCTACTTGCAGCGCAACCGCACCCGCGAGGCGGCCGAGCAGTTCCTGAAGGTCTCGACCGACTATGCCCGCTCGCGCAAGGCGCCGGACGCGATGCTGAAGCTCGGTGCCTCGCTCAACGCCCTCGGTGCCCGCGAGCAGGCCTGCGCCACCCTGGCGGAGCTGGAGCGCAAGTTCCCGCAGGCCTCCTCGACCGTCAAGCAGGGGGTCGACCGGGAGCAGCGGCGCGCGCGCTGCGCGGCGTGAGCCAGGCAACGTGACCCAAGCAACGTGAGCCCAGCGGCGTGAGCCGCCCGGACGGATCCTCTCCCGACGAACCGCTCGGGCCGGCCGAGGGCGCCGCTCTCCTGAAGCCCTGGATCGGTCGCGGCGCCGCCTACCGGGGCGCCGTGCTGGCCGTATCGGGCGGGCCCGATTCGACGGCGCTGATGGGCTGCGCCGCCCTCTGCGGAGCCGGGATTCCCCTCGTCGTCGCCACCGTCGATCACGGCCTGCGCCCCGCCTCCGCCGCCGAGGCGGAGGAGGTCGCCGGCCTCGCCGCCCGGCTCGGCTTCGCCCACCGGGTCCTCGCCTGGACCGGCCCGAAACCGCCGGCCCGCCTCCAGGAGGCGGCCCGGGCGGCGCGCTACCGCCTGCTCGCCGACCTCGCCCGCGAAGCCGGCGTCGATCTCGTCCTCACCGCCCACACCCTCGACGACCAGGCCGAGACCGTACTGATGCGCCTCTGCGCCGGATCCGGTCCGGCCGGCCTCGCCGGGATGGCGCCGGCGCGGGCCCTGGACGGCCTGACCCTCGGCCGGCCCTTCCTGGGCATCCCGAAAGCCCGCCTCGTCGCCACCTGCGAGGACCAGGGCTGGCCGTTCGTGCGCGATCCCTCCAACATCGACCCACGCTTCGGCCGTGCGCGCCTGCGGCGGCTGCTGCCGCTCCTCGCCGAGGAAGGGCTGACTGCGGAGCGCCTCGCCCGCCTTGCCGCGCGCCTTCGCCGCGACGAGGCGGCGCTGGGCGATGCCGCCGAGGCGGCCCTGAGCGACCTCCGGCGCTCCGATCCGGGCGGGGAGGGGCGCCTCGTCCTCGACGGGACCGGCCTCGCGGCCCTGCCGGAAGCGGTGGCCCTGAGGTCCGTCGCGCTCGCCGTCGTGGCCTTCCAGGGCGACGCGGGACGACAGGGCGAGGCGCCGGCCTATCCGCCGCGCCTGGAACGGCTGGAGCGGATCGTCCTCGGCGAGATCCTGCCCGCCCTGCGGCAGGGCCTCCCCTGCCGGCGCACCGTCGCGGGCCTCCTCCTGGCGGCCGGCGGCGGCCGGCTGACCCTCAGCCCGGCGCCTCCGCGGCGCCCGCCGGGCCTGCATTCGACCTGACGTCCGGCCCGGCCCGCCGGCCTGCGGTGCCGCAGGCGCGGGCGATTACTTGGCAAGCCCCGGGCGGGTGCCTACATTGCGATCCGAGTGCCGGTGCCCAACCCCAGCACGCCCGCACGGTACCGCGCTCCTCAGGGATTGACTCTTCGATGAACCCCAATTTCCGCAATTTCGCCCTGTGGGTCGTCATCTTCCTGCTGGTGCTGGCCCTCGTGACCCTGTTCCAGAACCCGGGTCACCGCTCGGGCGGCGGGGAGATCGCCTACAGCCAGCTCCTGAACGACGCCGAGGCGGGCCGCATCCAGAGCGTGGTCATCTCCGGCCAGGAGGTGAGCGGCACCTATACGAGCGGCGGCACGTTCTCGACCTACGCGCCCAACGATCCCTCGCTGGTGTCGAAGCTCCAGGGCAAGGGCGTGACCATCACGGCCCGTCCGCCCTCCGACAACACGCCGTGGTTCATCGCGCTGCTGGTCAACTGGCTGCCGATCCTGGTGTTCATCGGGGCCTGGATCTTCCTGTCGCGCCAGATGCAGTCCGGCGCCGGCCGGGCCATGGGCTTCGGCAAGTCCAAGGCGAAGCTCCTGACCGAGGCGCATGGCCGCGTGACCTTCGAGGACGTGGCGGGCGTCGACGAGGCCAAGGAGGACCTGCAGGAGATCGTCGAGTTCCTGCGCGACCCGCAGAAGTTCCAGCGGCTTGGCGGCCGCATCCCGCGCGGCGTGCTGCTGGTCGGCCCCCCCGGCACCGGCAAGACCCTGATCGCCCGGGCGGTCGCGGGCGAGGCCAACGTGCCGTTCTTCACCATCTCAGGGTCGGACTTCGTCGAGATGTTCGTCGGCGTCGGCGCCAGCCGCGTCCGCGACATGTTCGACCAGGCGAAGAAGAACGCCCCCTGCATCATCTTCATCGACGAGATTGACGCCGTCGGCCGGCATCGCGGCGCGGGCCTCGGGGGCGGCAACGACGAGCGCGAGCAGACCCTCAACCAGCTCCTCGTGGAAATGGACGGCTTCGAGGCCAACGAGGGCATCATCATCATCGCGGCGACGAACCGTCCCGACGTGCTCGATCCGGCGCTGCTGCGCCCCGGCCGCTTCGACCGCCAGATCATCGTGCCGAACCCGGATGTGATCGGCCGCGAGCGCATCCTGCGCGTCCATGTCCGCAAGGTGCCGCTCTCGCCCGACGTCGACCTCAAGGTGATCGCCCGCGGCACCCCCGGCTTCTCGGGCGCCGACCTGATGAACCTCGTCAACGAGGCGGCGCTGCTGGCGGCCCGCCGCGGCAAGCGCATCGTCACGATGCACGAGTTCGAGGACGCCAAGGACAAGGTGATGATGGGTGCCGAGCGGCGCACCCTCGTCATGACCGAGGACGAGAAGCGGCTCACCGCCTATCACGAGGGCGGCCACGCCATCGTGGCCTTCAACGTCCCGGCGACCGACCCGGTGCACAAGGCGACGATCATCCCCCGCGGCCGGGCGCTCGGCATGGTCATGCAGCTGCCGGAGCGCGACAAGCTGTCGATGTCCTTCGAGCAGATGACCTCGCGCCTCGCCATCATGATGGGCGGCCGCGTCGCCGAGGAGATGATCTTCGGCCACGACAAGGTCACCTCCGGCGCGCAGTCGGACATCGAGCAGGCGACGCGGCTGGCCCGCATGATGGTGACCCGCTGGGGCTTCAGCCCTGAGCTCGGCACCGTCGCCTACGGCGAGAACAACGACGAGGTCTTCCTCGGCATGCAGGTCAACCGGCAGCAGAACGTGTCGGAAGCCACCGCCCAGAAGATCGACGCCGAGGTTCGCCGCCTGGTCGAGGCCGGCCTGCAGGATGCCCGCCGCATCCTCAGCGAGCGCCGCGAGGACCTCGAGGCCCTGGCCCGCGGCCTCCTCGAATACGAGACTCTGTCGGGCGACGAGATCCGCGACCTCCTCGACGGCAAGCCGCCGGTGCGCGACGCCGGCGACTACCCGACGAACCCGACCCGGGGCTCGCCGGTCCCCTCCGCCGGCCGCGGCCGGCCGCGGGAGAATGACGGCGGCTACGAGCCGCAGCCGCAGGCCTGAGCGGCAGCCGCCGTGGCCCGAGCGGCGCGGAATCCACACTGCTCGATGATTCGGGCAAGGGGCGGCGGGAGCGATCCCGCCGCCCCTTGTCGTTGCAAGACAGCCTCAAAATAACCCAGACCACGTGTGACGCCCATTCGGGATGGCAGCACCGCGGCCTTGCGCGGCGCTGCCCGCCGGCGGCCGGGACGGCCCAGGTTGGGACAGGGAGAAGACAGCCGTGCGCAAGTATTTCGGGACCGACGGCATCCGGGGCCGGGCCAACGGCGTCATCACGCCGGAACTCGCGCTGAAGGTGGGACAGGCCGCCGGCCTCGTGTTCCAGCGCGGGGAGCACCGTCACCGCGTGGTGATCGGCAAGGATACCCGCCTGTCGGGCTACATGATCGAGACCGCCCTGGTGGCGGGCTTCACCTCGGTGGGGATGGACGTGCTGCTGCTCGGCCCGATGCCGACGCCGGCCGTGGCGATGCTGACCCGCTCGATGCGGGCCGATATCGGGGTGATGATCTCGGCCTCCCATAACCCGTTCGAGGATAACGGGATCAAGATCTTCGGTCCCGACGGGTTCAAGCTGTCGGACGACGTCGAGCGAGAGATCGAGCGGCTGATCGAGTCCAACCTCCAGACGAAGCTCGCCGGCTCCACCGATCTCGGCCGCGCCAAGCGCATCGAGAGCGTGCATGCCCGCTACATCGAGTTCGCCAAGCGCACCCTGCCGCGCAACCTGACCCTCGACGGCCTGCGGGTGGTGGTCGATTGCGCCAACGGCGCCGCCTATCGGGTGGCGCCCGAGACCCTCTGGGAGCTCGGCGCCGAGGTGATCGCCATCGGCACCGAGCCGGACGGCTTCAACATCAACCGCGACGTCGGCTCGACGGCGCCGGAGGCCCTGGTCGCCAAGGTGCGCGAGCTGCGCGCCGATATCGGCATCGCGCTCGACGGCGACGCCGACCGGGTGCTGGTGGTCGACGAGAAGGGCCATCGGGTCGACGGCGACCAGCTGATGGCGGTGGTCGCCCGCTCCTGGCAGGAGGACGACCGCCTGTCGAAGAACGGCATCGTCGCCACGATCATGTCGAATCTCGGCCTCGAGCGCTATCTCGGGGGCTTAGGCCTCGGCATGGTCCGCACCGCCGTCGGCGACCGCTACGTGCTGGAGCACATGCGCGAGCACGGCTACAATCTCGGCGGCGAGCAGTCCGGCCACATCATCATGTCGGATTACGCCACGACCGGCGACGGGCTGGTGGCGGCGCTCCAGCTTCTCTCCGTGGTGCAGCGCCAGCAGCGCCCGGTGAGCGAGGTCTGCCACTGCTTCGACCCGCTGCCGCAGGTACTCAAGAACGTGCGCTACGGCGCCGGCGGCGAGCCGCTGCGCCAGGATTCCGTCGTCACCGCCATCGAGGGCGCGAGGCAGCGCCTGGGGGAGGGCGGCCGCCTCGTCATCCGGCCGTCCGGCACCGAGCCGGTGATCCGGGTGATGGCCGAGGGCGACGACCGCGACCTCGTGGTGCGGGTGGTCGACGATGTGGTCGAGGCCCTGCGCAAGGTCGCGGCCTGACCGGACAGGGCCTGGAACGGAGGCGGCGACGTCCTCCGTTCCGCCACAGCCTTTGCGCGAGCGGCCAGTAGAATTGCGCGCAGGATGTGTGTGCCGACCGGGCTCGCATCCTCGCTCGCCCGCCCCGGCGACGACACCGATCAGTCAAGTGCAACTCTTTCTCAGCCCTAAGGCTTAACGTTAAGCGCGGGTTTACCGAACCTGGCGACAGTCGTGACGTCTTCCGGAATGGCCGCCCGACGTCCCCGCGGCCCTCCACAACAAGGAACCGTCATGGGCCGCCGCAGCAAGCCACTCGCGCTGGCGCGCATCTTCACGCTCGCTGCGAGCGTGGCAGCGCCGGGCCTCGTCCACGCCGCCGACCTCGATCTCCTGCCGCCTCCGCCTCCGCCTCCACCTCCGCCCCCGCCGGTGGAAGTCGGCGGCGGCTGGTACCTGCGCGGTGATGTCGGCGTCGGCCTCCTCGATCTGCGCAAGACGATCGCCGTGGACGTCTCGACCCCCCCGATCCCCTACAAGTACGGTGCGATCCAGGACCAAGTCGGAGACCAGGCCTTCGTCGGCGTCGGCGTCGGCTACCAGTTCAATCCGTGGCTGCGCTTCGACGTCACCGGCGAGTACCGCTCGAAGACCGACTGGCGCTTCGTGGCCGAGGATCTCTCCTACGATACCCGTGGCGGCTTCAACCTCACGACCGGCAAGTTCTCGTCCGTCGTCGGCCTAGCGAACGGCTACGTCGACCTCGGCAACTGGTACGGGTTCACCCCCTTCGTCGGCGCCGGCGTGGGCTTCGCCCACCACATGTTCGGGTCCGTGACCGATCAGGGCCAAGGCATCTATGGGGGTGGCTTCGGCTACGGGAAGTCCAAGGACAAGACGAACTTCGCATGGGCCGCCCATGCCGGTCTCAGCTACGCGGTCACGCCCAACCTGAAGCTCGAACTCGCCTACCGTTATCTGAACATGGGCGATGCCGAGACCGGCGTGGTGAGCTGCCTGCCGGCCTGCGATCAGAAGACGGTGTACCGCGCCAAGGAGCTCGAGTCCCACGATATCAAGCTCGGCATGCGCTGGATGTTCGGCGCGCCGGTCGTGGCCGCCTACGAGCCGCCCCCGCCGCCGATGATGCCGCTGGTGCGCAAGTACTGACGCCTCAAGAGCCAACTCCGGCGCCTCCGGCGCCGGAAATTCCGGCGGCGGGCCGTTAGGGTTAAGTCGCCGCTAAACTTCTTCCATTGCCTTCAGTCATCGGGCCGCACGGGCCCGCCATCATCCCCACGAGACGCACGCCCCGGCTGAGGAGCCGAAGGGGCAGGAAAGGGCTCCAATGGCACGGTTCGGTTACTGCATCTCGGTCGCAGCCTTCGGGCTCGGCCTGCTCGGTGCGCCTGCGCTCGCCGCCGATCTGCTGCCGCCACCTCCACCGCCGCCGCCGCCTCTCGCGGCCCCGGTGGAGATCGGCACCGGCTGGTACCTGCGCGGCGACTACACGGCGAGCGATTTCCGCCGCCCGAAGGACGACACCCTGCCGGGCACCGAGGGCGCCAAGCTCGTCGGCTTCCGGCTCGGCGACACCGACGGCTATGGCGGCGGCATCGGCTACCGCTTCAACAGCTTCCTGCGCGCCGACGTCACCATCGACGGGCGCACCCGCAGCCGCTTCCGCGACTATTCCTCGCGCACGCTGTTCGTCGAGGGCTTCAACACCGAGGCCGGCAAGCTCGACGTCCTGACCGGCCTGTTCAACGTCTACGTCGATCTCGGCACTTGGTGGGGCTTCACGCCCTATGTCGGCGCCGGCGTCGGCATGGCGAGCAAGCGCTTCCACGACGCCTGGACCGGCACCACCTGCTTCACCACCGCCTGCGGCAGCGGCGTCGACGGCAGCTACCAGATCGGGGCGCAGGGCTTCGACGCCCGCGCCAACCATACCGCGGTCGGCCTGGCCTGGGCGGCGATGGCGGGTATCTCCTACGAGATCGGCGCCGGCGTGAGCATCGACGCGAACTACCGCTACCTCGAGGTCGGCAAGGCGCGCACTGGCTTCGACGTCTACAACCAGAACACCCGCATCAAGGACATCGCCGCCAACGAGTTCCGGGTCGGCCTGCGCTGGGCCTTCGGCAACGGCCTCGCCCTGCCGGGGCTGGGCGGGTTGACCTATTGATCTGATCAAGATCAGCCTGACCGATCGCCCGGTGTGCCCGTCACACCGGGCGATCTGCATTTCAGGTCGGGCGGAGAGATGGTCGACCATCGAAGGGACGTTTATCCAGTTTGGGCTCTGTTCTGACGTAGAGGAAATTAGCAAGAGCTCAATGAGGCGTGGCCTGAGAGCGCGCGGTCGATCAGCGCTCTAACCGAAAATTAAGGTTACCACGGCATCATCTTGCCAGCGGCACGGCAAATTTTGCCGATCGACGAGCCGAGGGGCAGCCCAGATGCGTTTCGCGAGCTTTGGTTTTCTCGTCTGCTTGAGCGTCGCGGCGCCCATGACGGCGCAGATGACGGCGCAGGCCGCGGATCTCGACTATGGCGTCCTGCGCGGCGGTGCCTTCGAGCCGGCGGCCGCGCCCTCGCCGGACATCTGGGACGGCATCTATGTCGGCGGCCATGGCGGCTGGTCGAGCGCGAGCTTCGGCTTCGGCGATGTGTTCCGCTCCCCGGTCGCCCAGGCTCTGCGCGCCACCGCGATCGAATCGACTCTCGGTGCCTCCGGCCTCCTGCATGCCCAAGACATGCGGCGGGACGGGACGAGCTTCGGTGCCTTCGCGGGCGTCAACTATCAGTTCGACGAGACCGTGATCGGCGTCGAACTCGACTAT
Protein-coding regions in this window:
- a CDS encoding response regulator, whose protein sequence is MLDPLPTSWPAPRPCVLIVEDSYMLLELLVTLCEQHGVATLGAASGEAALALLRQHGSRIGWLLTDIRLPGPIDGWHVAEAYREIQPHRPVIYSSTTATLKRPAVPGSTFVTKPFVIADILRLARMMANEAEASDADTCPRTDTWRQLCA
- the pal gene encoding peptidoglycan-associated lipoprotein Pal: MPLPLAPLRALKITAALGLALSMAACASNNDLADASAAYGAGGAGGMGGRGGPATPGSAQDFVVNIGDRVFFESDSTDLSATATATLDKQAQWLSRYPRYTFLIEGHADERGTREYNFSLGARRAQAVRDYLASRGIGSNRMRTVSYGKERPVAVCNDISCWSQNRRAVTVLDGGAGS
- the ybgF gene encoding tol-pal system protein YbgF encodes the protein MLRRLLLAPLAVSGLALAAACPAAAQDAAEFVVRLNRLENQSRQMAGQIESLQYENRQLKEQLRKFQEDVEFRFQEQKGGQRPAAATPQPKPQKRSDAFDPSQNPGAPGAPQALGSTQGSGAATPSQAPRSAAAAAATPSTTAALAPPRAAIEDDTPDYGEPVDLRPPSRPAAAAPAPAPRPSASVAATGTGDAKADYEVAYAYVLQRQYEQAEMSLRQFIQSHPRDALVPDATYWLGESYLQRNRTREAAEQFLKVSTDYARSRKAPDAMLKLGASLNALGAREQACATLAELERKFPQASSTVKQGVDREQRRARCAA
- the tilS gene encoding tRNA lysidine(34) synthetase TilS, with the translated sequence MSRPDGSSPDEPLGPAEGAALLKPWIGRGAAYRGAVLAVSGGPDSTALMGCAALCGAGIPLVVATVDHGLRPASAAEAEEVAGLAARLGFAHRVLAWTGPKPPARLQEAARAARYRLLADLAREAGVDLVLTAHTLDDQAETVLMRLCAGSGPAGLAGMAPARALDGLTLGRPFLGIPKARLVATCEDQGWPFVRDPSNIDPRFGRARLRRLLPLLAEEGLTAERLARLAARLRRDEAALGDAAEAALSDLRRSDPGGEGRLVLDGTGLAALPEAVALRSVALAVVAFQGDAGRQGEAPAYPPRLERLERIVLGEILPALRQGLPCRRTVAGLLLAAGGGRLTLSPAPPRRPPGLHST
- the ftsH gene encoding ATP-dependent zinc metalloprotease FtsH, which codes for MNPNFRNFALWVVIFLLVLALVTLFQNPGHRSGGGEIAYSQLLNDAEAGRIQSVVISGQEVSGTYTSGGTFSTYAPNDPSLVSKLQGKGVTITARPPSDNTPWFIALLVNWLPILVFIGAWIFLSRQMQSGAGRAMGFGKSKAKLLTEAHGRVTFEDVAGVDEAKEDLQEIVEFLRDPQKFQRLGGRIPRGVLLVGPPGTGKTLIARAVAGEANVPFFTISGSDFVEMFVGVGASRVRDMFDQAKKNAPCIIFIDEIDAVGRHRGAGLGGGNDEREQTLNQLLVEMDGFEANEGIIIIAATNRPDVLDPALLRPGRFDRQIIVPNPDVIGRERILRVHVRKVPLSPDVDLKVIARGTPGFSGADLMNLVNEAALLAARRGKRIVTMHEFEDAKDKVMMGAERRTLVMTEDEKRLTAYHEGGHAIVAFNVPATDPVHKATIIPRGRALGMVMQLPERDKLSMSFEQMTSRLAIMMGGRVAEEMIFGHDKVTSGAQSDIEQATRLARMMVTRWGFSPELGTVAYGENNDEVFLGMQVNRQQNVSEATAQKIDAEVRRLVEAGLQDARRILSERREDLEALARGLLEYETLSGDEIRDLLDGKPPVRDAGDYPTNPTRGSPVPSAGRGRPRENDGGYEPQPQA
- the glmM gene encoding phosphoglucosamine mutase, whose protein sequence is MRKYFGTDGIRGRANGVITPELALKVGQAAGLVFQRGEHRHRVVIGKDTRLSGYMIETALVAGFTSVGMDVLLLGPMPTPAVAMLTRSMRADIGVMISASHNPFEDNGIKIFGPDGFKLSDDVEREIERLIESNLQTKLAGSTDLGRAKRIESVHARYIEFAKRTLPRNLTLDGLRVVVDCANGAAYRVAPETLWELGAEVIAIGTEPDGFNINRDVGSTAPEALVAKVRELRADIGIALDGDADRVLVVDEKGHRVDGDQLMAVVARSWQEDDRLSKNGIVATIMSNLGLERYLGGLGLGMVRTAVGDRYVLEHMREHGYNLGGEQSGHIIMSDYATTGDGLVAALQLLSVVQRQQRPVSEVCHCFDPLPQVLKNVRYGAGGEPLRQDSVVTAIEGARQRLGEGGRLVIRPSGTEPVIRVMAEGDDRDLVVRVVDDVVEALRKVAA
- a CDS encoding outer membrane protein, translating into MGRRSKPLALARIFTLAASVAAPGLVHAADLDLLPPPPPPPPPPPPVEVGGGWYLRGDVGVGLLDLRKTIAVDVSTPPIPYKYGAIQDQVGDQAFVGVGVGYQFNPWLRFDVTGEYRSKTDWRFVAEDLSYDTRGGFNLTTGKFSSVVGLANGYVDLGNWYGFTPFVGAGVGFAHHMFGSVTDQGQGIYGGGFGYGKSKDKTNFAWAAHAGLSYAVTPNLKLELAYRYLNMGDAETGVVSCLPACDQKTVYRAKELESHDIKLGMRWMFGAPVVAAYEPPPPPMMPLVRKY
- a CDS encoding outer membrane protein, producing MARFGYCISVAAFGLGLLGAPALAADLLPPPPPPPPPLAAPVEIGTGWYLRGDYTASDFRRPKDDTLPGTEGAKLVGFRLGDTDGYGGGIGYRFNSFLRADVTIDGRTRSRFRDYSSRTLFVEGFNTEAGKLDVLTGLFNVYVDLGTWWGFTPYVGAGVGMASKRFHDAWTGTTCFTTACGSGVDGSYQIGAQGFDARANHTAVGLAWAAMAGISYEIGAGVSIDANYRYLEVGKARTGFDVYNQNTRIKDIAANEFRVGLRWAFGNGLALPGLGGLTY